In Phoenix dactylifera cultivar Barhee BC4 chromosome 1, palm_55x_up_171113_PBpolish2nd_filt_p, whole genome shotgun sequence, the genomic stretch CCGGTCACTAGAACATTTAACAACCCATCAAAGGTGCGAGTTAAGTCTGATATGAATATTCCTGCAAGAATCGGGATCTATATACCTACCCAATCTGAAATCTTCTAAAGCCTCATCCAAATCCCTGTATGTGCTGGCCTGTGAGCACATTAACTAGaatggagaaaaaaaataatcaaaaatttTCTCTCCTACAAAAATCGAGCGATAAGAATTATTCTTAAATGAACTGCCTAATCTACGAATTCGATTACACAAACAATCTAGGATGACCTAAAAACATGTTTCGTCAACGGCCTCATCACCGCCGCTTGCCCTCTCCTCAAAACCCTAAACTGGCACAGAATCTAGAATATATGTTTCTCTGGTAAATGTAGAAATATATGTAATCTgaatatatttattatgatCTGTGAACACATATTACGATTTGTGTTTGAGGTAATTGTCATCCCAATTTCGTCCAGCAGCAGCGTCCAGATCAAAAATCTTTAAACCTAGCATGACACGGCTCAAATTGATTGGATCAAGCTTCGACTCAAATTTTGAGGCTTGGCTCAGACCAACACCCAATCCAACCACCTGCATGGACCCACGGTCCTCAAGTCTAATAATTAGCTACACTGCTCGCATCTACGCGCTGTGGAGTGAAGGATGGTCCCCTGATCCAAGTCTAGTAACTTTAAGAGGAAAGTGACAACTATTAGAACCCAAAACCAAACACAAAATCCAACAGTCGCCATCAATGACATAAGCTTAACTTATCCCATACCCATATAATCGTTTCCCGAGCGCATCTCCCCGTTTCCCACACATTGCAATGAAAGGAATAGAAACCTTTCCAACGTTTCGTTCGGTTCCCGTTTCCCCAGCCAAGGAATAAAATGATGGTTACTCATTAGTGAAAGCGTTTAATTACGTAATCTAATGCGTCTAAATACCGCCCCCAAACATGTCACGTGGTCGACGTCCTTTTCTCATCAAGAGACGAAGTAAATCCGGACTTAAGTACCagctaattaattttttttgcattaattaATAATGCTTAACCACCTAGCTGGCACCGTTTACATCCCAAACGGCTCTTCTTAACGGAAGAAAGACGGCgtttacttcaaaaaaaaaaattcttaaaagggCCTGAAATTACCAAACTAACATTAATCTCGCTTTTTTCAGAACCATAGAGACTGGGGATTACAGCAGTAATTCCActgataaaggaaaaaaaaagggaaaatataCAACTCATTTAGTGGGTTTATCTGGGGATAACGGAAGAGAGACGGCGTCGATTACCTGGAGGAGACGGGGTGAAGGGTACGGGCGAGGCCGTTAATGGCGCCGTAGCTACGGGAGCTGAAGCCCAAGCAACCGAGAAGCCCCTGGCGGTAGGGCAGGAACGTCTTCCGCCGCATCTCCTCCGCCTGCGCCCGGTTCGCCGTGTAGTGACGCTCGTGCGGCGACGGCGTCGGGCCCCTCCGCCGCCCCAACCCGTTCACCGACTTCGCCGCCGTCCTCTTCGAAGACCGGCCGGTCGCCGGCGGCGGGTTCTTTGATTTCGTCTTGTCCTCGCCCGAGACTGCGGTGGCCGGCGGAGGGTTGTTGGAAGAAGAGCCGGTGGCGGAGAAAGGTCTGGATTTTTCTTTGGATTGGGAGAAAGAGATCGTGTGCCAGAACTTCTCTAGGGTGtggcctctctctcttccctcgcTCCTGCTTCTGTAAAGGAGATCTTTGAGGAAGATCCACTTCTTGGAGGTTCttccggaggaggaggaggaggacgtggAGGAGGAGCGGGAGGACGAAGCCGAGACGGAGGGAGTGGCCGCCTCCGCCTCGAGCTGCTTCGGATCTGAATCcggatctagatctttggctctCTCTTCTCGTTCTTCGACCTCCATTTGCCAATGAAGCGGCGCGTTCCGAAGGGGAGAATGGGATCTCGCCCGCCGGTGGATCGATCGGCTCCGGAGCTTCAGATCTCGGCCCCTGGGGGCCATTTCCGGCCGGCGACAGTCAGATTTGTCGTCATCGTCTTCTTCTTCGTTGAGATCGAAGAGCGGGGCAAGGACCTGGGGCCGCTGGAGGTGGGAGGAGAGCTTCATGGGCCGGATCTGGCCGTTGAGGAAGAGCTCGtcggcggaggtcatggatccAGGGGCAGATGCGGCGGAGGATGGGAAGCGGGCGGAGAATTCAAACTCGAAGGAGTTGCCGACGGACGCGTCAGGGAAGTCGAAGGAGGGGGAGCCGCCGGCGGAGGTTGCGGCTGGAGAGGAAAGGACGTAGTGCATGGGGCTGGTGGGGGCGCTGAAGAAGTAACAGCCGGAGACGCCGCCGCGGCCGGGACTAGAGGGGGCGCTGACGTAGGGGGTGGAGCAGGCGCTGTCAATGTCGTCGGGGGGGTCGAAGTGGGGTTCCCCATGGCCGGGGTTTTGGAGGTCGGAGCTCGGCGGATCGCCATTGCTAGGGTTTTGGAGCTCCATTCTCACTCCAACAGTCTAACTCTATTTCTCTTTCTCGCTCTAGAGACTATGAagacagagagggagaggacgGACGCGGAGGGCGCCGGCTTCTTGTTGGACACGCAATTGTGGCGGAAGCCGGGGATGGAGTTtataagagaggaagaggggtggttctatatacaccccccctattgctcaggacacccccaaaaattaaaaaaaaattaaatactctctacaccccccatttgctaaggacacccctaaaaaattaaaaattcctaaattaccccccacccttcccaccccctcacctaaattgctctctacacccccaaaccccccccaccccgctcttcccctccaaaacacccgccggcggaggaggaggggggaggcggaggaggaggacggggaggcggggggaggcggagggggaggtgggggatggggaggaggaggaaggaggacggggaggtgggggaagaggagtgagaggaggtggcggaggaggaggggggaggcggaggaggaggacggggaggtggaggggaggtggaggggaggagggggggaggtgggggatggggaggaggaggaaggaggacggggaggtgggggatggggaggaggaggaagcgggcgcaggggggaggggggaggaagacgaggcggaggggtgatgggggaggcggaggaggaggaggaggaggcggaggaggaggacggggaggtgggggatggggaggaggaggaggagggggaggggtgaTGGGGGAGGCGGGGAATCAGGAGGGAtaggaggggggaggcggaggaggaggacggggaggtggggggatggggaggaggaggaagcgggcgcaggggggagggggggaggaagaggaggaggaggggtgatgggggaggcggaggaggaggaggaggcggcagtgaggaggagggggaggggaggaggcggcagtgaggcggaggaggaggaggaggaggcggcagtgaggaggaaggggggtgtactgagaaaatttcaagggcaatatggtaattacactaaaggttagtttgggtattttttttttggtttttggggggtgtccttagcaatagggggggtgtatatagaaccacccgagAGGAagaggtgagagagagagatctcgaAACGCTTTTTGGGTTAATAGCCTTAGATTTGCATTAATTATCAAAACAGCCactaaagatttgtttattATCTTATGAAAAAGGTGCATATACTTTGCAGATGAGCCCTTCActattttattattcattataGCCACTTTACTTGGTACCAAAAAAGATCAAGTTTGAAACAGGGAAAAGTATAGGTAGTGGTACGTAGGCTACGAAGAATATAAATTTAAGATCATATTCGTGACGAGGACTGACACGACGGTGGCCTCAACGTCAGCTGACGTGGCTAAGTTGCCGTCCCGAGACCAGATTCTCGAACGGATCCGCTGCGCGACCTCTCAGTTCATTCGCCGTTCCACGCTGGACACGTCGCCGTGTATTTCGATTCTCTCCAGGGTCGAGAAGCCTCGCGAACGTCGGAAGCAACCGATGCGAGGCCGTTAATGCCGTCGTTCGGGCAACCGCCGCGTGACAAGTGGCTGCGGTGGGACCACGCTGTCCTGTTGCCGTCCGATTTAGATCGTACAGTGGATCTTCGCCATATCCTATCGGAAAGGACAGTTGTAATCATTCAGTCCGATTTAGGCCTCCGAGGCCAGGATCCTTCCGCTACTTCTATGCAAACCGGCGCTCTCAGCTCGCGCATAGAATCTTCCATGCGTTTACAGATCTGCCACCGTTAACGGATTCAATGGATCTGCCCTTACTTCAGCTTCTCTgactgttatatatatatatatatatatatatatatatatatatatatatatatatatatatatggtcttttCTTTGGTCATTGTTTATGTTATCTTATTTTGAGTTCTCATATTAAGTCAGAAAATGTTACATTACAACGACATAACTAAAAAGAATAGGTTGCTTTTTATCATTGTTCtacttttgtttttattttttattatatgatATTAAAGTATTGATCATCAATTCACATTGTTTTGACCTATGAAAAACTACTCAAATGCTAGAGTCAAAGACTATACAAAAAAAATGGTTATTGTATTTTTCTTTCGTGTGATGTATATTTGTTTTGTGAGTAATGGTTTTCAACAAGTGCTTAGACAACATTATAAAACATTATCAAGGCTCTTCATCAGTTACAGATATAGTTTATTTTGCAGTAtctaatatataataaatagatCCATAATGGCTATTATTTAATCAAGCATGTCATTATGATAGGTATTGcgataattttattattttatctagccaaagatatttttatattttattggaTAGAAATGATTTATAGAGAATGACCTATGTACTAGGAAGTCTCCTGGTGAAGGTGAGATTGAACTCTAGATTATTTTAACATAATTACCAAAAATTTTATTGAAGCATTAAGTCGTTAGCTTTTATTTTAACCAAGTTTAAGATCAAGCTTAACTCACAAAAGCTTAAATATAGCTCAAGTTAAATAAATTAGGCTTGATTCGACAAAataatctcaaaattaatttcgAGTCGAGacaaaaatcaatttgattTTGTCAAGCTCTACTCGATAAAACTCTAACACATTTATATGATATCATAGAAGATAGACCATTGGATTAAGATTTCAAGCATGGTATCAATCAGCATACTTTTAATTATTTCAATCAGTGACCAAACTAGATTGTAGTTTGAATTCTTTCGAACTTGATTCAAGATTATCAAATTTCATTTATTTAGCGCTGTGTCGAGCTCTCTTCGAAATTACCTACAAATTGAACTCGGAATAGTGGTAAATAAATGTGGCCTCGGAGTTTAAGATCCAAAATTAATTCCAACTCCGAAGTTCTTCCGATTCCCGCATAAATGATACTATGCGTGCACTTGTACTTTCTTTCCATCCACTGGAAAAGACGGGCATCCCCACGCGAAGCCCGAAGAACTTTCGGCATTCCCAAAACGGGCCGGTCGGGATCGGGGGCATTttgggaagaaaaaaaggacagagagagagagggaagaacgTGGGAAGGAGTTGGGTTCCCCAGGCCGGCCCGGAGGCAGCAGCATATGATGCTGACCTTTTGTGCTCGTTTTTCCAAGCAGTGCAACCTCCCCTCCACCACCTATAGATCCTCTCACActaatttattaattattaagCATACACCTCAACCTTactcaaaataaagaaaaaattgttCAGGGATTAACATAACAAATCCATAACACTATATGCTCCttgtttaatctaatttaagtaATAGTAGGGTGCTAGGGGTTGTGGACTTGTAGATTTCAGTGCAGGATTCATGAATTACTTAGTTGAATAGGCATAGACCTAGGCAGTATAATTGACATGGGAACCATGTTGGCTTATATCTATGCATTAATAAAATTTTGTAGCAAGGTTATCCTCACtgcactttattttattttatggcaTATATTGTGGTCCAATAATTGATGTAAGAGAACATTAGTTTTAGACATCATATGTAGATAAGGAGGGAGAGTCATAAGCATGACACAATGTTTTGAGATAGATTTATCGAGCCTAGGTGAGGAAAATGAAGAGCTAAGTTTTAACGAACTTGGCCTCGAGCATTGTTCATATCCTTATCACAGATGTTAATACTTTGTAAGCTTCCTTGACCTACCGATGCGACGTGTTAGCACGCTGATAAGTACATACAAGATGTGGACCGCATCATCGATGAAATAAGTTAATGTTACCATGAGTAGGTGACCAACAATTATCGCATAACGAATTGTACCATATACCAATAAGGACTTTGTGATTCATTCTGAAAACAATATCGAAGGCATGCCAAGTTCCATGTTAATACAGAAATGCTTATTGGAATTATCCAAACTAGTAAATTCCTAAGTGCAATGCATTTGATGAATTGATGCGATTCCATCATATTTCTTACCATGAGACCATTGTAAATCACTTGTAAATTGATAGATTCAATCATCATTTCATTGAAATGTGCCTCTCAATGCATGGCTCACAACCATGCTGAATTGTCACCATCACGCATGGCAACATATGCCTTCTAAGCATTACAATAATTGAAGGTCTCTGAAGGTGCCAGCTAGCTTGTAGGTGAGAACTCTTGATTGTTGTACCAGAGAATTAAGATCAAGTCTCACCTCCATTAGAATCAAGGACAAGTAGGAGTAACAGGGGAGGACTCACCCTTGGTGTAGCCCAAAATGACATGTGGGACTCTACCATCCAAAGAGTGTACAAGTTTGTGGACATACCTGAAATCCTCTGCTTTTGTACCATATGATGACAGATTGAGGTCCCCACAAAATTGAAGGACAATTTGATACAAGGGATTTAGTGTCATTGAGGGTGGGGGAGCCTGATGTCCAGAGTAAcacctaaaaaaaatttaatataatCTAACTTCACATGTCAGGATCTATTAGTTTATTGATATCCTTGGGGAAGTCGAGGGGCAAACACAAGAACAGGGACAGAAATATAGTTTATGTAAGGTTAGAGACAAAATATTTGTTCAATGGTGAGGGAATGCTGAGTTCTAAGTCAGGACTGCCGAGTGGATTGGATCAGCAATGCCTAGAGACTCAGAATAGCCAAGTCCAATCCAATCCATTGTGACTCCTCTGTTTACTTCTgttgaaaattaaattttagcATGAGATCAagagtagaaaatatatttcaCTTATGGCAGTTTTGTTGGAGAGTAAAACACCATGCTTGCCTTCATGGACCATAAGTGGTCATAAAACTACTGGGAGACAAGAAACTTCATGAGTGGTCCACATAAACCTTCGACTGTAGACTCTGTTTAATGGAAACAACTAGAGTCACCAAAAGAAAATACCAAAGAAGTGGttacaaaaaaaattgagaaccgCAAAAATATCTGTTAAGCTGAGaatttcttccctttgagattCACAAATGAACAGAAAATGTGAAAGACGAAGTAACATGACATGTtttaaacaaactaaatcattttccaAGAGAAAACAAATTTAATTATTGCCTGCACTTTGGACAAAAGTTCTTTGAACTTTTAAAATAGAACTGCAACTCTCATATTTTTAAATGCAAAATCTCAATAAAATTGcaatctctttttttcttttgcctgGAAATTCTCTAGAACAGAAGTCTTTTTGTCCTATCACAATGTATAGAGCAGTTTGATGTTGACACAGGGCAAAAGAGATCGGCTAAGAACAACGTAATTAGAATAGTCAAAATATATGGGCACCATATTTTgattggaagaaagaaagaaatatatatatcttaAGTGGGTAACTTACAGTTGAGTGGAAACATAGGCATGCTACAATTGAACTTGTATCATAAAATCAGCAACTACTTCATCAACCAAGGAGTTTAATATCCCCATCCCCATCTCTACTCCAGCTTCAAATGTTTCAATTTCAAAGTCAACCCACCTTCCCAAGTGATTACTCATGTCTCTCTCAACAAGCTCATCCACCATCCACTCTCCCATGCTCCTCCACCCTGATATCTCCCTGTATAGTTCTTCTGTCAAATCCTTCATGACAACTGCCATTCCTTTAGCCCACATCCGATATCCAGCATGGAAGTAGCGACTACATTTCAAATCCAAGCACTCATTCACACAATCAAATAACATTTTCCTTCTCATCCTGAAGTccctttcctctccttcctgTGCAGTCAGGCTTCCACCGGTTTCCAACTTGTCGAAAAGAAGCGGATCAAGGATCCCACTGTCATGGTCCATTTGACACAAATCTAAGTTCTTAAACAGAGATTTCGTGTTGCTTAATATCTCTCTCACATATTCCTGTTCCTGATTGCATGCATTTGTATGGGCCGTCCTGCTGATTTCTGTGGACGATGAGGAGATTGAGTCAGATAATTCCATTTCAGCTTCCACTGAAGGAGTTTTGTTGAAGCAATTCAAATCAACAATATGTTGAGCCTGAATTGATGAATCATGCATCTTGCTTCCTGGAAAAAGAAGCATCATTTCATAATATGCCAAACATCAAACTAAAGGATCAAGTAACATTCTAAATTGTCTGCTTAATTTTTACCATTTGAACTTTCCCAGCTCTCTGATGAGCTGCAACTTTCATTTGAAAAAGGAGCTTCGAAAATGGAAATAGGACTCTGATGTTGATGCTCCGGCACCTTTCGGTCCTCACTGCTGCTGCTACATTCCATCCTTTCTGCCTCCTGATAACAGAAATGGTGCCATCAGAAGTTGTCAGTCAGCCAAGCCATTCATCAACCCAGTAAAAGTAACAAGAAATAATCTTTACTCTAAAAATCGTCCTAAACAAGTGATGGAGTAAAAATATTTGATAGACATGACATGCTAGAGGAGACAATGGTTAAATCCAACAGATCTATGGCTTGAGAATCAAACAAAGAAATATATGACTAATAGATGCAGTATTGCATCTTCAAAAATTATCATTAGCAACGTTGCGGGCATCCAGAACTTTCAAGTTGTAAAAAACCACTAGCATAAGTTTGAAACATGGTGAAAAAAAGGACAGCTAAggcagataaagtaaaaaattcTGAATATAAACAAATCAATTGTGCCAAGAGAAAATGTTTGGCTGAACAGGAAGTATTTTTAATAGGTCTATAGATATACAGAACTATATGCTAGCTAGCATGAATGAACTATGCACGAGGGAAGCAGACAGTCAAACTACACCAGATTCAGTTTAGTAATCGAACAGATTGGCATGAACAAACATGGTGTATGTTCCTGCTGAAAGACTAAAGTAACTAGAACTGTTCTAAGCTCTTTGGTTCAATATAGTCTTAAAGTCTCAAAACATATGACATGAAAAGTTAAATGTGCACCCACTAATTAGTATCTATAGTCAGCAGACCTAAGATTTATTATGCTAGAGAACAAGCTGTCATTTTGCAGTTCAATGAAATGATTTTTCATTCTCAAATCTTATGCCTCACATTTGATACTAATTGTCttgcaacaacaacaacaatataaATGGGAGTCCTTCAACATTTCATTCTTTTTCATCCTTTGTTTTAGCCACTCTAATCGAAGGTTTGGTGTTCCAATTTTGATTTTGGAACATGAAAGGTAAAGAAATTTGGTTCTACTTGACTGTGGAACAAATCCTTGATAACATTTCATCTGCACACGCAATGTCTGCTTCACATTCTTTTAagatatcttcttcatcttctcagATAAGCTTGCCTACTGCATGCATATGCAGAAGAGCCACCTACATTGATAGATTTGTTGTCATGAAATTTAAGGTGCAGCGAATGGACTGTTGTTCGGCCATCTTGGACTTACTATCCATCTAAGACCTCTATGATCATACTGCCTAGAAAAAACTGCCCTCTTCCAAGTAATCAAAATCACCATCAGCTTGGCTACCTACTTTATGGAATCTGTAATAGACGTTAGAAGCAAAGATATTTAATTACGCTGTTGACCATTCCCACTGCTTTCCTAGTTATGCTCCTCATGCCATtatgagcaaaataaaatttattgttccttttgtcaTATGCTATTCAACTTGCATGCTCCCTGTGGTTAAGATATTTGGTATTGAAAGTGTTACTTCAGCTTGAGGACAAACCAAGCCATCACTCGTCTCTGTATTTCAAGCAACTTGCTTACAGAAGGAATAAATAGGATTCATCTGCATAATTTTCAATGGTACACAATCCTTAGTTCGAGGTTAATGTTGATAGAGGACAATATAATAATCACGACAATCTTCCTTTTAAGTTTTTCGGACATCTAAGTAATGAGTGATTAAACTTGAACTTTTCATTACGATGCACATGCATAGCCTTTTTGTTTTATGTTAACATTAATTTGATCTCGTCTCCTGGGACGATCATGTAATCTAGGAAACTCCTTacagtagtgcaaatcaatAAACTTGATTTGAAGTCGTTTCCTGAGTTTCAGTATTAATCTCAATTTGTAATCTGACTATCAAAATCTTACTCCCTAAAAACACATCAAGAAGGTTTTCTCATATTTCCTCATTTTTGGATCACATGTAGGCATACCAGAATACAAAACAAGGCTTGATTACCTTAGCCACATCAACCCCATAAACATCCCAAATTCCTATAACAGTTCTAGGATGATAGCAACAGGTGAAAACTATGCACTTTGTATGTTTTTATACGTGCTATGTTTCTATTTCCCTTTCCTACGTAATTACCTATATACATTATGATAGTAGTATGATATGTTTTGAGTATGCCGAAGTTACTTTGATCAAATATGCAAGTGCAGTGGAATCATCTATCATAGTTCTTGTTCCACAATTGATCAAATTATCCATGATAAATTGAATAAAAAGTTACTGAATCAATGTTCAAAAGTGTTGACTGTATTGATAAACTAAAAACAATAGTGCTTTACAGGATTATGCCacaattatattgttatatatcCAAACATCATTAGACCCAAAATTTGTTCATTCGCTAACCATCAAACCCACAAAATCTATGCAGGTGTAAAATCCAGTGACTGGTTCTCGTGTAAGCTGCATGGTAATGGTACAAATGTGGAAAGTGACCACATAAGGGAGTCCCTTGAGATGCCAGGTGGAGTAGCTTAAATTGACTTACATATTGCATAATAACATCCAGTAAATATTATAAACAATAACCTGTAGAAAAACAAGATACAAGCTTTGACATTTTACCTGGAGCCAGCTTTTTCAATGTTATCTCAAAATTTGTTCGCTTACAACATGTACTTCTCTGAATTCAAAAGTaacttttcaaaaattaatctCACTATTTTAATGTGATTATCCTTATTAATTTCACCCTCAGTTCTTCAATCAACCGTACAGTTGGCTTTCTAATGATTTCCTACTTTCCTCATTGACACTTCAATTTATATGCTTGCTTGTTTGCCATTACCAATTTTAGCTTTCCCTTTCATTTCTTAGGTTTGGTCCAAATTTCCATTCAATTTGAAACTAATTGGTCTTTCCATCCtaaatattcaaagaaaaacgGTTGATTTTTCATGCTCTCCCCGGTGGTTAGCAAGATTAGAGGATGTCTGCATTAGTGGTCAAAAGAAGCTCTCACTTATATCAGATTCAAGTGCATCTGTCACACAACACATCTTATATTACAAAAATCTGAGACATGCTATCATTATTTCTTTGCGACACTAAAAGAGAAGTAATCAGTAAAAATGGCATGCATTTCTGAGTGAACATAAAAAATGAGATCCTTAGAGGGTTTGAAGGACAGATATATAATTGACCTGAGTGAGGGCATGCATCTAGactttgtgttttattttgttacaagcCTATATCAGTAACTTAAAAGGTCTTcctaaat encodes the following:
- the LOC120110186 gene encoding uncharacterized protein LOC120110186, translating into MELQNPSNGDPPSSDLQNPGHGEPHFDPPDDIDSACSTPYVSAPSSPGRGGVSGCYFFSAPTSPMHYVLSSPAATSAGGSPSFDFPDASVGNSFEFEFSARFPSSAASAPGSMTSADELFLNGQIRPMKLSSHLQRPQVLAPLFDLNEEEDDDDKSDCRRPEMAPRGRDLKLRSRSIHRRARSHSPLRNAPLHWQMEVEEREERAKDLDPDSDPKQLEAEAATPSVSASSSRSSSTSSSSSSGRTSKKWIFLKDLLYRSRSEGRERGHTLEKFWHTISFSQSKEKSRPFSATGSSSNNPPPATAVSGEDKTKSKNPPPATGRSSKRTAAKSVNGLGRRRGPTPSPHERHYTANRAQAEEMRRKTFLPYRQGLLGCLGFSSRSYGAINGLARTLHPVSSR